The Erigeron canadensis isolate Cc75 chromosome 4, C_canadensis_v1, whole genome shotgun sequence genome window below encodes:
- the LOC122597988 gene encoding SNF1-related protein kinase regulatory subunit beta-2, whose product MGNTNGREEGDSTSSIGNGNEKISQAGDYENTGPSVGGESEFIGMGHSPPPSPRVSGSPLMFTPQVPVAPLQRPDEMQSTNSWMHTSSSYEDMMTEQGIPTMITWSYDGNEVAVEGSWDNWKRRKPLQRSGKDFIILKVLPSGVYQYRFLVDGQWRYSPDMPWTQDEAGNTYNILDLQEYVPEDIQSISGFEPPQSPDSSYNSLQLGMEDYAKEPPLVPPHLQMTLLNAPSPHMEIPPPSSRPQHVIINHLYMQKGKSSDSVVALGSTHRFLSKYVTVVLYKSIHQ is encoded by the exons ATGGGGAATACAAATGGTAGAGAAGAAGGGGATAGTACATCATCTATTGGGAATGGGAATGAGAAAATAAGTCAGGCTGGTGATTATGAAAATACTGGTCCAAGTGTTGGTGGTGAAAGTGAGTTTATCGGTATGGGTCATTCTCCACCTCCAAGTCCTAGGGTTTCTGGTTCTCCTTTGATGTTCACTCCTCAG GTACCTGTTGCCCCGTTACAAAGACCAGATGAGATGCAGTCGACCAATTCATGGATGCACACCTCCTCCAGCTATGAAGATATGATGACCGAGCAAGGAATACCGACAATGATTACATGGAGCTATGATGGAAATGAAGTTGCCGTGGAAGGCTCATGGGACAATTGGAAAAGAAG GAAGCCCTTGCAGAGATCAGGAAAAGATTTCATCATATTAAAGGTTCTCCCTTCGGGTGTTTACCAGTATAGATTTCTTGTTGATGGTCAATGGAGGTATTCCCCTGATATGCCATGGACACAGGATGAAGCAGGCAACACTTACAACATCTTAGATCTGCAG GAATATGTACCTGAAGACATCCAAAGCATTTCCGGTTTCGAACCTCCTCAGTCTCCAGATTCCAGCTACAACAGTTTACAACTTGGAATGGAGGACTATGCAAAGGAGCCACCCTTGGTACCACCACATCTCCAAATGACACTGCTTAATGCCCCTTCACCTCATATGGAGATCCCACCTCCTTCATCTAGACCTCAACACGTTATTATAAACCATCTTTACATGCAGAAAGGAAAGAGTAGTGACTCAGTTGTGGCCCTTGGATCCACTCATCGTTTCCTATCCAAATACGTTACAGTCGTACTCTACAAGTCTATACATCAATGA